A DNA window from Anastrepha ludens isolate Willacy chromosome 6, idAnaLude1.1, whole genome shotgun sequence contains the following coding sequences:
- the LOC128868076 gene encoding uncharacterized protein LOC128868076, whose amino-acid sequence MCEPNFFLPQTVSAIFKSEADAVEIDNKTDRVNEQQSAEHQTNYYRVLPLLSYKNDHHKEVLSLKENEYLRLRWQKFLSDKPTEYIRIRLYRDQMKTIIIPRPMQLNGRFYGVDNKLSPAPIIPDPRMI is encoded by the exons ATGTGTGagccaaatttttttctacctCAAACCGTTAGCGCCATTTTCAAATCTGAAGCGGATGCAGTCGAAATAGATAATAAAACAGATCGTGTCAATGAACAACAAAGTGCAGAACATCAAACGAACTACTACAGGGTTCTTCCATTGTTGTCTTATAAGAATGACCATCACAAAGAGGTTTTGTCGTTAAAGGAGAACGAATATTTACGATTGCGCTGGCAAAAGTTTTTATCGGACAAACCAACTGAATATATACGCATTCGCCTCTATAGAGACCAAATGAAaac TATTATAATTCCTCGTCCAATGCAGTTAAACGGGCGTTTCTATGGTGTTGATAACAAACTATCACCAGCTCCTATAATTCCTGATCCTAGAATGATTTGA
- the LOC128866295 gene encoding uncharacterized protein LOC128866295 isoform X1, with amino-acid sequence MRTKHLILILCCIITTTIFFIILGPAGEPNDSLKNIVTHTHQQLNKLQFFIKQENLRATEKKRLQIDSKYLVLLGFTDTTYTKESQSYNHYEVENALKTEGNSSQNLQKVSGSSYKENSLRHSSRSRVATTPYNGTKANFTIVTYVQEGQAPSAILLAQNIATKFPDEHLLIYDLGLSEDDSRALIAYCNISKCLVLSYDLSVYPSHVLDQRMHAYRPIVIKDALTRSNSILFAENYIRFRGGSHDLQKMRSKAATSGVLGWNTPTAVSTLTHPKMFDYFQTDAEDFIFLRMIDLDIALFFGSPFVEKNIMLPWLKCILTLECIDPIGAQWNGCKYNKKPQYRYSGCHAYDVSAFNIVLGLTWHLDDSKYSMPSEGNNIFYKETLEKSTRILESRRLNNSDTSEHPFTED; translated from the exons ATGCGAACAAAACAccttattttaatactttgctGCATTATAactacaacaatatttttcattattttgggACCAGCAGGCGAACCGAACGACTCTTTAAAAAACATAGTTACGCATACACATCAGCAGCTAAACAAATTGCAG ttttttattaaacaggAAAATCTGCGAGCTACTGAGAAAAAGAGACTTCAAATAGATTctaaatatttggttttgctGGGGTTTACGGATACCACTTACACGAAGGAGTCCCAATCATATAATCACTATGAAGTTGAAAACGCATTAAAAACTGAGGGAAACAGTTCTCAGAACCTGCAGAAGGTCAGTGGCAGTTCCTACAAAGAGAACTCTCTTCGGCACAGCAGCAGATCGCGTGTCGCAACGACTCCTTACAATGGTACAAAGGCAAATTTTACCATAGTTACATACGTTCAGGAAGGCCAAGCTCCGTCGGCAATACTACTTGCTCAAAATATCGCTACAAAGTTTCCAGATGaacatttacttatatatgATCTTGGACTATCGGAGGATGATTCCCGGGCTTTAATCGCTTATTGTAACATCTCCAAGTGTTTAGTTCTCAGTTATGACTTGTCGGTTTATCCATCACATGTCTTAGACCAGCGCATGCATGCTTATCGTCCGATTGTGATAAAAGACGCTTTGACGCGATCTAACAGCATTCTATTTGCGGAAAATTATATTCGGTTTCGGGGTGGTAGCCACGACCTACAAAAAATGAGAAGTAAAGCTGCAACTTCGGGAGTACTGGGCTGGAACACACCAACTGCAGTATCAACACTTACACatccaaaaatgtttgattacTTTCAAACTGATGCcgaagattttatatttttgcggATGATTGACCTCGATATAGCTTTATTTTTCGGCAGTCCCTTTGTGGAAAAAAACATTATGCTGCCCTGGCTGAAGTGTATATTAACATTGGAATGTATTGACCCAATAG gtGCGCAATGGAATGGCtgtaaatacaacaaaaaaccaCAGTATCGGTATTCGGGATGTCATGCCTATGACGTTTCAGCCTTCAACATCGTCTTGGGTCTAACATGGCATTTAGATGATTCGAAGTACTCAATGCCAAGCGaaggaaataatattttttacaaagaaaCCCTAGAAAAATCGACTAGAATATTAGAAAGTAGGCGACTTAACAACAGTGATACGTCGGAACACCCCTTCACTGAGGACTAA
- the LOC128866295 gene encoding uncharacterized protein LOC128866295 isoform X2, which yields MRTKHLILILCCIITTTIFFIILGPAGEPNDSLKNIVTHTHQQLNKLQENLRATEKKRLQIDSKYLVLLGFTDTTYTKESQSYNHYEVENALKTEGNSSQNLQKVSGSSYKENSLRHSSRSRVATTPYNGTKANFTIVTYVQEGQAPSAILLAQNIATKFPDEHLLIYDLGLSEDDSRALIAYCNISKCLVLSYDLSVYPSHVLDQRMHAYRPIVIKDALTRSNSILFAENYIRFRGGSHDLQKMRSKAATSGVLGWNTPTAVSTLTHPKMFDYFQTDAEDFIFLRMIDLDIALFFGSPFVEKNIMLPWLKCILTLECIDPIGAQWNGCKYNKKPQYRYSGCHAYDVSAFNIVLGLTWHLDDSKYSMPSEGNNIFYKETLEKSTRILESRRLNNSDTSEHPFTED from the exons ATGCGAACAAAACAccttattttaatactttgctGCATTATAactacaacaatatttttcattattttgggACCAGCAGGCGAACCGAACGACTCTTTAAAAAACATAGTTACGCATACACATCAGCAGCTAAACAAATTGCAG gAAAATCTGCGAGCTACTGAGAAAAAGAGACTTCAAATAGATTctaaatatttggttttgctGGGGTTTACGGATACCACTTACACGAAGGAGTCCCAATCATATAATCACTATGAAGTTGAAAACGCATTAAAAACTGAGGGAAACAGTTCTCAGAACCTGCAGAAGGTCAGTGGCAGTTCCTACAAAGAGAACTCTCTTCGGCACAGCAGCAGATCGCGTGTCGCAACGACTCCTTACAATGGTACAAAGGCAAATTTTACCATAGTTACATACGTTCAGGAAGGCCAAGCTCCGTCGGCAATACTACTTGCTCAAAATATCGCTACAAAGTTTCCAGATGaacatttacttatatatgATCTTGGACTATCGGAGGATGATTCCCGGGCTTTAATCGCTTATTGTAACATCTCCAAGTGTTTAGTTCTCAGTTATGACTTGTCGGTTTATCCATCACATGTCTTAGACCAGCGCATGCATGCTTATCGTCCGATTGTGATAAAAGACGCTTTGACGCGATCTAACAGCATTCTATTTGCGGAAAATTATATTCGGTTTCGGGGTGGTAGCCACGACCTACAAAAAATGAGAAGTAAAGCTGCAACTTCGGGAGTACTGGGCTGGAACACACCAACTGCAGTATCAACACTTACACatccaaaaatgtttgattacTTTCAAACTGATGCcgaagattttatatttttgcggATGATTGACCTCGATATAGCTTTATTTTTCGGCAGTCCCTTTGTGGAAAAAAACATTATGCTGCCCTGGCTGAAGTGTATATTAACATTGGAATGTATTGACCCAATAG gtGCGCAATGGAATGGCtgtaaatacaacaaaaaaccaCAGTATCGGTATTCGGGATGTCATGCCTATGACGTTTCAGCCTTCAACATCGTCTTGGGTCTAACATGGCATTTAGATGATTCGAAGTACTCAATGCCAAGCGaaggaaataatattttttacaaagaaaCCCTAGAAAAATCGACTAGAATATTAGAAAGTAGGCGACTTAACAACAGTGATACGTCGGAACACCCCTTCACTGAGGACTAA
- the LOC128866296 gene encoding protein lifeguard 2: MYEYGDSSVLNSNNGDKTVPNVMFDNTMPSLGKMEVQEGANLNMASSVTIEGGPQQTLPMYAIDGTVQQFEIPDPVLRRTFARKVFITLLLQHIITLPIIEIFIVCFDPISHPVIQGVRGVFFCILVGLYFFSDMRRYPPMNIVVFVIVTLLTAIEGGVIATWIHSQLAIFPHLIVIVQLLATVGYSEQTRYKFTVVNAILLVLLVSLAGHYLTEIVYSSFSFTEIAYALLSLTTYKTAYIIYDMHLMLSGHHGYNLQPNEYIFASTNIYADIPNLFWRMLKFFLITPLIKMYEFLAGCCFAEVF; this comes from the exons ATGTACGAATACGGTGATTCCTCAGTTTTGAATTCCAACAACGGAGATAAAACGGTACCGAATGTTATGTTTGATAACACGATGCCGAGTTTAGGCAAAATGGAGGTTCAGGAAGGAG caaatttaaatatggcGAGCTCAGTAACAATAGAAGGAGGCCCACAGCAAACTCTGCCTATGTACGCCATTGATGGCACTGTTCAACAATTCGAAATACCTGATCCAGTCCTTCGACGGACCTTTGCTCGTAAGGTTTTCATTACTCTGCTA CTTCAACATATAATTACTTTGccaattattgaaattttcattgtcTGCTTTGATCCAATTTCTCATCCGGTTATTCAAGGAGTTCGCGGagtatttttttgcattctagttggactttatttttttagtgaCATGCGGAGATATCCACCCATGAATATTgtcgtatttgttattgtaacatTACTAACAGCCATTGAAGGAGGTGTTATAGCAACTTGGATACATTCTCAActa gcCATATTTCCTCATCTGATAGTCATCGTACAACTTTTAGCTACAGTTGGCTATTCCGAGCAAACTCGATATAAATTTACCGTTGTGAACGCTATTTTGTTGGTTCTTCTGGTGTCATTGGCTGGCCATTATCTGACGGAGATCGTATATTCCTCATTTTCATTTACTGAGATTGCATACGCCCTTCTCTCTCTCACGACATATAAAACAGCGTATATAATCTACGATATGCATCTAATGCTGAGTGGTCATCATGGCTATAATCTTCAACCAAACGAATATATATTCGCTTCTACTAACATTTACGCAGATATTCCAAACCTTTTTTGGCGGATGTTGAAATTTTTCCTTATCACACCTTTAATCAAAATGTACGAATTTCTAGCAGGCTGCTGTTTTGCCGAAGTGTTCTAG
- the LOC128866297 gene encoding uncharacterized protein LOC128866297, which yields MTTLFHMIFWLYLLGIALKTRFALGYDPNDTKIASVIPPEGYFEAFYPREMDGVPNSASRPAHAHGSFFKHRNPALVDTKNAAAYGYRFDGKRRFNLK from the coding sequence ATGACAACGTTATTTCATATGATTTTTTGGCTATATCTGCTTGGCATTGCTTTAAAAACACGCTTTGCACTTGGTTACGATCCAAACGACACCAAAATCGCCTCAGTCATTCCGCCCGAAGGTTATTTTGAAGCGTTTTATCCGAGGGAAATGGATGGTGTTCCGAACAGTGCTTCGCGTCCCGCTCATGCTCACGGCAGCTTCTTTAAGCATCGTAATCCAGCACTGGTGGACACAAAGAATGCAGCAGCTTATGGATACCGATTTGATGGCAAACGCCGCttcaatttaaaatga